A genomic window from Gossypium hirsutum isolate 1008001.06 chromosome D12, Gossypium_hirsutum_v2.1, whole genome shotgun sequence includes:
- the LOC107942297 gene encoding UDP-glycosyltransferase 72E1, producing METTKSHIALLASPGMGHLIPVLELAKHLVSHQSFKVTVFVVATDHASLANTHLLQSPADSGDLLDIVLLPFIDVSDIGGPSVSFIATIVTTVLRSMPFLRSEISKMEFRPTALVVDLFGTDALEIADEYNMLKFVFIASNAWFLAVMLCTPEIDRKEIDEHVKNHELEPTTLKALRETKKVPIYPIGPLVRPIEKSVFGNEILAWLNKQPKQSVIYVSFGSGGTLSAQQVKELAWGLELSQQRFVWVLRPPTENDAAGTFLALGNGSDATLDYLPDGFPARTQDRGLLVPMWAPQVEVLSHPSIGGFLTHCGWNSTMESIVNGVPMIAWPLYAEQKMNASMLTEDIGASIRVMAVESDAAVGREEIRSVVRKILVDRQGRNIRSRIKELKDNAANALAKGGSSYNSMSQVANICIQHLKTKASGS from the exons ATGGAAACCACAAAGTCTCATATAGCTCTCCTTGCAAGCCCTGGAATGGGACACTTGATCCCAGTGCTTGAGCTTGCCAAACATCTTGTTTCCCATCAAAGCTTCAAAGTTACTGTCTTTGTTGTGGCAACCGACCATGCCTCACTCGCAAACACCCATCTACTTCAATCACCAGCAGACTCTGGTGATCTCCTTGATATTGTTTTACTCCCTTTTATTGACGTTTCCGATATAGGTGGACCCTCTGTTTCGTTTATAGCAACAATAGTGACAACGGTGCTACGGTCTATGCCGTTTCTCAGATCTGAAATCTCTAAGATGGAGTTTCGTCCCACAGCTCTAGTTGTGGACTTGTTCGGAACTGATGCTTTGGAGATTGCGGATGAATACAATATGTTAAAGTTCGTATTCATAGCTTCTAATGCATGGTTTCTTGCAGTTATGTTGTGTACTCCGGAGATTGATAGGAAAGAGATCGATGAGCATGTTAAGAACC ATGAACTTGAACCCACAACTCTTAAAGCCTTGAGAGAGACAAAGAAGGTACCCATTTACCCCATCGGTCCACTGGTAAGACCAATTGAAAAGTCGGTTTTTGGTAACGAAATACTAGCTTGGCTCAATAAGCAACCGAAACAATCAGTTATTTACGTGTCGTTTGGGAGCGGCGGAACCTTATCTGCCCAACAAGTTAAAGAGCTAGCTTGGGGGCTGGAGCTTAGCCAACAAAGGTTTGTTTGGGTGCTTCGTCCTCCTACTGAAAATGATGCAGCAGGGACCTTTCTCGCTTTGGGAAATGGATCTGATGCCACCCTAGATTACTTGCCTGATGGGTTTCCGGCTAGGACCCAAGATCGAGGGCTACTAGTCCCTATGTGGGCACCCCAAGTCGAAGTATTGAGTCATCCGTCGATTGGTGGGTTTTTAACCCATTGTGGGTGGAATTCAACCATGGAAAGTATAGTCAATGGGGTGCCGATGATTGCATGGCCGCTTTACGCTGAGCAGAAGATGAATGCTTCGATGTTGACGGAAGACATTGGAGCAAGCATTCGAGTGATGGCGGTGGAATCAGATGCAGCGGTCGGGAGAGAAGAGATAAGATCGGTGGTTAGAAAAATATTGGTGGATCGTCAAGGACGAAACATACGATCAAGGATTAAGGAGCTAAAAGATAATGCGGCAAATGCATTGGCCAAAGGTGGTTCGTCTTATAATTCCATGTCCCAAGTTGCAAACATCTGTATTCAGCACCTGAAAACAAAGGCATCTGGGTCTTGA